One Corynebacterium uterequi DNA segment encodes these proteins:
- a CDS encoding adenylate kinase — MRLVLLGPPGAGKGTQAALLTEKLGVPHISTGDLFRANIGEGTPLGLEAKGYIDAGKLVPTDVTARMVESRLDEADAAEGFLLDGFPRTVEQAEILTELLAKKGLALDGVVNFEVSEDVVVERMLARGRADDNEETIRTRLQVYRNETAPLIDHYGDAIITVAAEGEVEEINARVMEALGK; from the coding sequence ATGCGTCTCGTACTCCTCGGCCCGCCCGGTGCCGGTAAAGGCACCCAGGCCGCTCTTCTCACCGAAAAGCTCGGCGTTCCGCACATCTCCACGGGTGACCTCTTCCGTGCCAACATCGGCGAGGGAACCCCGCTGGGGCTGGAGGCCAAGGGGTACATCGACGCCGGCAAGCTCGTGCCCACCGACGTCACCGCCCGCATGGTGGAGTCCCGCCTCGACGAGGCCGACGCCGCCGAAGGCTTCCTGCTCGACGGCTTCCCGCGCACGGTGGAGCAGGCCGAGATCCTCACCGAACTGCTCGCCAAGAAGGGCCTCGCGCTCGACGGCGTGGTGAACTTCGAGGTGTCCGAGGACGTGGTGGTTGAGCGCATGCTCGCCCGCGGCCGCGCCGACGACAACGAGGAGACCATCCGCACCCGCCTGCAGGTCTACCGCAACGAGACCGCCCCGCTCATCGACCACTACGGCGACGCCATCATCACCGTGGCCGCCGAGGGCGAGGTTGAGGAGATCAACGCCCGCGTTATGGAGGCGCTGGGCAAGTAA
- a CDS encoding ABC transporter ATP-binding protein, whose amino-acid sequence MAIVRFDAATRIYPGADHPSVDSLTLDIADGEFLVLVGPSGSGKSTALRMLAGLEDVNSGRIHIGDKDVTTAPPKDRDIAMVFQNYALYPHMTVRENMGFALKIAGRPKDEINARVEEAARTLGLTDFLERKPKALSGGQRQRVAMGRAIVRKPEVFLMDEPLSNLDAKLRVQTRTQIAALQRELDVTTLYVTHDQTEAMTMGDRIAVLKDGVLQQVGTPRELYERPGNEFVAGFIGSPAMNLGRFTVDGTTAVLGKARVELPAATVAALTADDEGSVIIGFRPEALDLVDPQSPEAAHSIPVEITMVEELGSDAYVYGRLVGGGHLGSGTDANPDDESTDVIIVRVAPHTAPEIGSTLYTRIRDGHLHAFSPATRVRLPD is encoded by the coding sequence ATGGCTATTGTTCGTTTCGACGCCGCTACGCGGATCTATCCCGGCGCCGACCACCCTTCCGTCGACTCGCTGACTCTCGACATCGCCGACGGCGAATTCCTCGTCCTCGTGGGCCCGTCTGGCTCCGGTAAGTCCACTGCACTGCGGATGCTCGCCGGCCTGGAGGACGTCAACTCCGGGCGTATCCACATCGGCGACAAGGACGTCACGACCGCCCCGCCGAAGGACCGGGACATCGCGATGGTGTTCCAGAACTACGCGCTCTACCCGCACATGACCGTCCGGGAGAACATGGGCTTCGCCCTGAAGATCGCCGGTCGTCCGAAGGACGAGATCAACGCTCGCGTCGAGGAAGCCGCCCGCACCCTGGGTCTGACCGACTTCCTGGAGCGCAAGCCCAAGGCCCTGTCCGGCGGTCAGCGCCAGCGCGTGGCCATGGGACGCGCCATCGTCCGCAAGCCCGAGGTGTTCCTCATGGACGAACCCTTGAGTAACCTCGACGCCAAACTGCGCGTACAGACCCGCACCCAGATCGCGGCGCTGCAGCGTGAGCTGGACGTCACCACGCTGTATGTCACCCACGACCAGACTGAGGCCATGACGATGGGCGACCGAATCGCCGTGCTCAAGGACGGCGTGCTCCAGCAGGTGGGTACCCCGCGGGAGCTCTACGAACGCCCGGGCAACGAGTTCGTCGCCGGATTCATCGGTTCCCCGGCGATGAACTTGGGCCGGTTCACGGTCGACGGCACCACCGCCGTCCTGGGCAAGGCCCGGGTGGAGCTGCCGGCGGCGACCGTGGCGGCGCTCACCGCCGACGATGAGGGTTCGGTCATCATCGGTTTCCGCCCGGAGGCGCTGGACCTCGTGGATCCGCAGTCCCCGGAGGCCGCCCACAGCATCCCGGTGGAGATCACCATGGTCGAAGAGCTTGGGTCCGACGCCTACGTCTACGGCCGGCTGGTCGGCGGCGGGCACCTGGGCTCCGGCACGGATGCCAACCCGGATGATGAATCCACGGACGTCATCATCGTCCGCGTGGCCCCGCACACCGCCCCGGAGATCGGCTCGACGCTTTACACCCGCATCCGGGACGGCCACCTGCACGCCTTCTCCCCCGCGACGAGAGTGCGGCTGCCAGACTAG
- the secY gene encoding preprotein translocase subunit SecY → MSAILQALKDADLRKKILITLALIVAYRIGAQIPAPGVDYAAIQARLTTLGDEEGNLFSIVNLFSGGALLQLSIFAIGIMPYITASIVVQLLTVVIPKFEELKKEGQSGQAKMTQYTRYLTLALALMQSSGIVALADREQLLGPGFPVLEEGHTIWDLIVIVVTMSSGAMLIMWLGEIITERGVGNGMSLLIFAGIATRIPSDGVNVFAQSGGVVFGVVVAAVILLVIGVVFVEQGQRRIPVQYAKRMVGRRQYGGSSTYLPLKVNQAGVIPVIFASSLMYVPVLITQIVQSGSLGAQSPDNWWQRYVMSWLQAPSSWQYILLYFVLIIFFSYFYVSVQYDPNEQADNMKKYGGFIPGIRPGRPTAQYLAFVMNRLLFVGAIYLGVIAVLPNIALDLGVGGGQGARMTAFGGTAILIMVSVALTTVKQIESQLLQSNYEGLLR, encoded by the coding sequence GTGTCCGCCATTTTGCAGGCTTTGAAGGACGCCGATCTGCGCAAGAAGATCCTCATCACGCTCGCGCTCATCGTGGCGTACCGGATTGGCGCCCAGATCCCGGCACCGGGTGTAGATTACGCCGCGATCCAAGCGCGGCTGACCACCCTCGGCGACGAAGAGGGCAACCTCTTCTCCATCGTCAACCTCTTCTCGGGAGGCGCGCTGCTCCAGCTGTCGATCTTCGCCATCGGCATCATGCCCTACATCACGGCGTCCATCGTGGTGCAGCTGCTCACCGTCGTCATCCCGAAGTTCGAGGAGCTCAAGAAGGAGGGGCAGTCGGGGCAAGCCAAGATGACCCAGTACACCCGCTACCTCACCCTCGCACTGGCGCTCATGCAGTCCTCGGGCATCGTCGCGCTCGCGGACCGGGAGCAGCTGCTCGGCCCGGGCTTCCCGGTGCTGGAGGAAGGCCACACCATCTGGGACCTCATCGTCATCGTGGTGACCATGAGCTCCGGCGCCATGCTCATCATGTGGCTCGGTGAGATCATCACCGAACGCGGCGTGGGCAACGGCATGTCTCTGCTCATCTTCGCCGGCATCGCCACCCGCATCCCCTCCGACGGCGTCAACGTCTTCGCCCAGTCCGGCGGCGTCGTCTTCGGCGTGGTCGTGGCCGCCGTCATCCTCCTGGTCATCGGCGTTGTCTTCGTGGAGCAGGGCCAGCGCCGCATCCCGGTGCAGTACGCCAAGCGCATGGTGGGGCGTCGCCAGTACGGCGGCTCCTCCACCTACCTGCCGCTGAAGGTCAACCAGGCCGGTGTTATCCCCGTCATCTTCGCGTCCTCGCTCATGTACGTGCCGGTCCTCATCACGCAGATCGTGCAGTCCGGCTCGCTCGGCGCGCAGTCCCCGGATAACTGGTGGCAGCGCTACGTCATGAGCTGGTTGCAGGCGCCGTCGTCCTGGCAGTACATCCTCCTGTACTTCGTTCTCATCATCTTCTTCTCCTACTTCTATGTTTCCGTTCAATATGACCCGAACGAGCAGGCGGACAATATGAAGAAGTACGGCGGCTTCATTCCGGGTATCCGCCCGGGCCGTCCCACCGCGCAGTATCTGGCGTTCGTCATGAACCGCCTGCTGTTCGTCGGCGCGATTTACCTGGGTGTCATTGCGGTGCTGCCGAACATCGCCCTTGACCTTGGCGTGGGGGGAGGCCAGGGCGCAAGGATGACGGCCTTCGGCGGTACGGCTATTCTGATTATGGTGTCGGTCGCGTTGACCACGGTCAAGCAGATCGAATCCCAACTTCTGCAAAGCAACTACGAAGGACTCTTGCGATAA
- a CDS encoding sugar ABC transporter permease has translation MSATTSAKAAKAPKAPKAAKATNQVARRRIADIVVHLFLAVLAALWVLPIIWIVAESFNANPAPYTTTFFPTDYSLDNYIKLFTERNVLNFPRMFANTFIVAVFTMIISVFFVLSVSYALSRLRFSFRKPYMNLALILGMFPGIMAVVAIYFILKEMGLTQGWTTNIALIIVYSAGTGMGFYVMKGFMDTIPISLDEAAILDGCSQWQVFTKIILPISKPMIVYQAIVGFLTPWLDFVLAKAIARTQENYTVSLGLWLMLEKEYIHSWFARFAAGAVCVAIPIAILFIVMQRFYQSSMEGSVKG, from the coding sequence ATGAGCGCTACCACGTCCGCTAAGGCCGCCAAGGCCCCTAAGGCCCCTAAGGCCGCCAAGGCCACGAATCAGGTGGCGCGCCGACGCATTGCCGACATCGTTGTCCACCTTTTCCTCGCCGTTCTGGCCGCCCTGTGGGTGCTGCCCATTATCTGGATTGTTGCGGAGAGCTTCAACGCCAACCCGGCGCCGTACACCACGACATTCTTCCCGACCGACTACAGCCTCGATAACTACATCAAGCTGTTCACGGAGCGCAACGTTCTCAATTTCCCGAGAATGTTCGCCAACACGTTCATCGTGGCCGTTTTCACGATGATTATCAGCGTGTTCTTCGTCCTCAGTGTGTCTTACGCTTTGTCCCGCTTGCGCTTTTCTTTCCGTAAGCCGTACATGAACCTGGCGCTTATTCTGGGCATGTTCCCCGGAATCATGGCCGTGGTGGCCATCTACTTCATCCTCAAAGAGATGGGCCTCACCCAAGGCTGGACTACCAATATCGCGCTCATCATTGTGTATTCCGCCGGAACCGGTATGGGATTCTATGTCATGAAGGGATTCATGGACACCATCCCGATCTCTTTGGATGAGGCCGCGATCCTCGACGGCTGCTCCCAGTGGCAGGTATTCACCAAGATCATCCTGCCTATCTCCAAGCCCATGATCGTCTACCAGGCCATCGTCGGCTTCCTCACCCCGTGGCTGGACTTCGTGCTGGCCAAGGCCATCGCCCGCACGCAGGAGAACTACACCGTCTCCCTGGGGCTGTGGCTCATGCTGGAAAAGGAGTACATCCACTCCTGGTTCGCCCGCTTCGCCGCCGGCGCGGTGTGCGTGGCCATCCCCATCGCTATCCTGTTCATCGTCATGCAGCGCTTCTACCAGTCCTCCATGGAAGGCTCGGTGAAGGGCTAA
- a CDS encoding SDR family oxidoreductase: MTHTQKTAVVTGASGGIGAATARALAADGFTVIIGARRLDRLREVATDIGATAFELDVTDDASVAAFSEQIDRVDVLVNNAGGAKGLNPLEDTTLDQWRWMYDTNVLGTVRVTTALLPKLRATRGLVVNLGSKAALDPYEGGSGYNAAKHALKALTRVTRLEEITRGSGVRVTEIDPGRVETDFSLIRFDGDAERARKVYADKLNLTAEDVAEAIRWVASLPGHVNIDTMNIMPADQG; encoded by the coding sequence ATGACACACACGCAGAAGACAGCAGTAGTAACCGGAGCGTCCGGCGGAATTGGGGCCGCCACCGCGCGGGCGCTGGCCGCCGACGGCTTCACGGTCATCATCGGCGCCCGCCGGTTGGATAGGCTGCGCGAGGTCGCTACCGACATCGGCGCCACCGCCTTCGAATTGGACGTCACCGACGATGCCTCGGTGGCCGCCTTCAGTGAGCAGATTGACCGGGTAGACGTGCTGGTCAACAACGCTGGTGGGGCTAAAGGACTCAACCCGCTGGAGGACACCACGCTCGATCAGTGGCGCTGGATGTATGACACCAACGTGCTCGGAACCGTGCGGGTGACCACCGCGTTGTTGCCCAAGCTGCGCGCCACTCGTGGGTTGGTCGTCAACCTCGGATCCAAAGCGGCACTTGACCCCTACGAGGGCGGCTCCGGGTACAATGCCGCCAAACATGCCCTCAAAGCCCTCACTCGCGTGACCCGGTTGGAGGAAATCACCCGCGGCTCCGGAGTGCGAGTGACCGAGATCGACCCGGGGCGCGTGGAGACGGACTTCTCCCTCATCCGATTCGACGGGGACGCCGAGCGCGCCCGCAAGGTCTACGCGGACAAGCTCAATCTCACCGCCGAGGATGTTGCCGAGGCGATTCGGTGGGTGGCGTCGCTGCCGGGGCATGTCAACATCGACACGATGAACATCATGCCCGCTGACCAGGGATAA
- the map gene encoding type I methionyl aminopeptidase, with protein sequence MAFRKRMKKVPAKTPGELDAMEAAGRIVGQALVAVRQAAKPGMSTADLDAIAEAVIRDAGAIPTFKGYQGFPASICASVNEVIVHGIPDADTIIHEGDLVSIDCGATLDGWVGDSAWSFGIGELDDASDRLNRATEWVLHEGLKAMVPGNRLTDVSFALEQATYAAEARFDVDLFIVDGYGGHGIGRTMHEDPYLANEGRKGRGPIIQEGSVLAIEPMLAAGTVDNAVLEDGWTVVTTDGSWASHWEHTVAATADGPRILTPRDV encoded by the coding sequence ATGGCGTTTCGCAAGCGTATGAAGAAGGTCCCGGCGAAGACGCCGGGCGAGCTCGACGCCATGGAGGCGGCCGGACGGATCGTCGGTCAGGCACTCGTCGCCGTTCGGCAGGCCGCAAAACCCGGCATGAGTACCGCTGACCTCGACGCCATTGCGGAGGCCGTCATCCGGGATGCCGGCGCGATTCCGACGTTTAAGGGCTACCAAGGGTTCCCGGCGTCGATCTGCGCCTCGGTCAATGAGGTCATCGTCCACGGAATCCCGGATGCGGACACCATTATCCACGAGGGGGACCTCGTGAGCATCGACTGCGGGGCGACGCTCGATGGCTGGGTGGGGGATTCGGCGTGGAGCTTCGGCATCGGCGAGCTTGACGACGCCAGCGATCGGCTCAACCGCGCCACCGAGTGGGTGCTACACGAGGGGCTCAAGGCGATGGTTCCCGGCAATCGCCTCACGGATGTGTCCTTCGCGCTGGAGCAGGCGACCTACGCGGCGGAGGCGCGCTTCGACGTTGATCTGTTCATCGTGGACGGTTACGGCGGGCACGGCATCGGCCGGACCATGCATGAGGACCCGTACTTGGCCAACGAAGGCCGCAAGGGCCGGGGGCCGATCATTCAGGAAGGCTCCGTGTTGGCGATTGAGCCGATGCTGGCCGCCGGCACCGTGGACAACGCGGTGCTGGAGGACGGATGGACGGTGGTCACCACGGATGGCTCCTGGGCGTCGCACTGGGAGCACACCGTCGCTGCGACTGCGGATGGACCGCGCATCCTCACCCCGCGTGACGTTTGA